In the Alkaliphilus oremlandii OhILAs genome, one interval contains:
- a CDS encoding ABC transporter permease produces the protein MSNHQELKQTEHSSSHLAYLKFIKSYNRKILFWQTGVLIIFLLLWEVAASLKWIDPFFTSKPSDIVTLIGKLAMDGSLFKHAVVSITETVISLFLGTILGTVIAIILWWSDFAARVLDPYLVVLNAMPKIALGPIIIIWAGAGMSGIIVTALTISIVVTILSTYNGFKEVDTEKIKLLTTFGASKFQTLQKVIFPASIPTMINTFKINIGMAWVGVIVGEFLVSKSGLGYLIVYGGQVFRLDIVMAGVIVLSLSTAIMYQFISFLENRFLKWKQ, from the coding sequence ATGTCTAATCATCAAGAGTTGAAGCAAACAGAACATTCTTCCAGTCATTTAGCGTATTTAAAATTTATTAAAAGCTATAACAGAAAAATTCTATTCTGGCAGACTGGTGTCTTAATCATCTTCTTGCTTTTATGGGAGGTTGCTGCTTCCCTAAAATGGATCGATCCTTTTTTCACAAGCAAACCCAGTGATATTGTAACTTTAATTGGAAAGCTGGCCATGGATGGCTCTCTTTTTAAACACGCTGTAGTATCCATCACTGAAACCGTAATATCTCTGTTCTTAGGGACCATACTAGGAACAGTGATCGCCATTATTTTATGGTGGTCTGACTTTGCGGCTCGAGTTCTGGATCCTTATCTCGTGGTTTTAAATGCCATGCCTAAAATAGCATTGGGTCCTATTATCATTATTTGGGCAGGTGCCGGTATGAGTGGTATTATCGTCACCGCACTGACCATCTCCATCGTTGTGACCATATTGTCTACCTATAATGGTTTTAAAGAAGTGGATACGGAGAAAATCAAACTTCTAACAACCTTTGGCGCCAGCAAGTTTCAAACATTACAGAAAGTTATTTTCCCTGCGAGTATCCCCACCATGATCAATACCTTTAAGATCAATATCGGAATGGCTTGGGTCGGCGTAATCGTCGGTGAATTCCTAGTATCAAAATCTGGATTGGGCTACTTAATTGTCTACGGCGGTCAGGTATTCCGACTAGATATTGTAATGGCTGGTGTTATTGTTCTGTCCCTTTCTACAGCCATCATGTATCAATTTATTTCATTTTTAGAAAATCGATTTCTAAAGTGGAAACAATAA
- a CDS encoding TerB family tellurite resistance protein yields the protein MNDKIRDIHEMPLQIKLNYSRILSLMATVDRDHNQLKIGAFYRIMNKIKLPATERVDLLKQMMQKRISFEEFSKELQLENQLNDQERNIFRFSLMKDLIIIMNADYVITEGEERLIEQIQNYFNISEEQFSFFQEEYEMDCSILESGAENDQLKEIGKKSMAAAASLGIPLGLLYYSGNFRGLGCLGALSGLKAIGMKKKTKKHALVVGLAGTIALGMITYKAVDYLLSIKKDERTNLWNITKESMERLHQETIDNIYSDMDYFHDEVLNHKEKEADIARRALDILRRTVATLENTGAIIL from the coding sequence ATGAACGATAAAATAAGAGATATACACGAGATGCCGCTCCAGATAAAATTGAACTATAGCAGGATATTAAGTTTGATGGCAACCGTAGATAGGGACCATAACCAACTAAAAATAGGTGCCTTCTACAGAATTATGAATAAGATTAAACTTCCGGCTACTGAAAGAGTGGATCTTCTAAAACAAATGATGCAAAAAAGAATATCTTTTGAGGAGTTCAGCAAGGAATTGCAATTAGAAAATCAATTGAACGATCAAGAAAGGAATATTTTCAGGTTTTCCTTAATGAAGGATTTAATTATCATCATGAATGCAGACTATGTCATTACAGAAGGCGAAGAAAGGCTTATAGAACAAATTCAGAATTATTTTAATATTTCCGAAGAGCAGTTTTCCTTTTTTCAAGAAGAATATGAAATGGATTGCTCTATTTTAGAAAGTGGTGCAGAGAACGATCAGCTAAAAGAAATCGGCAAAAAATCCATGGCTGCAGCAGCTTCCTTAGGAATTCCTCTGGGACTTCTGTACTACAGCGGAAATTTTAGAGGCCTGGGGTGCCTCGGTGCGCTTTCTGGACTGAAAGCCATAGGAATGAAGAAGAAAACAAAAAAACATGCCTTGGTAGTAGGTTTAGCAGGTACGATTGCCTTAGGAATGATCACCTACAAAGCTGTGGATTATTTGCTATCTATAAAAAAGGACGAAAGAACCAATTTGTGGAATATAACGAAGGAAAGTATGGAACGACTGCATCAGGAAACCATCGATAATATTTATAGTGATATGGATTATTTCCACGATGAAGTTTTAAATCATAAGGAAAAGGAGGCAGATATTGCTCGGAGGGCCTTGGATATTCTGAGAAGAACCGTAGCCACATTAGAAAATAC
- a CDS encoding ferritin, which yields MMSEKLLKGFNEQIKHEFDAANIYLAMAAYCKAEDLDGFANFFIVQGEEERFHAMKFFNFINEIGERAIISGFGDPNNSFDSVEAVFEAALEHEKKVTGQINELMHTALEDRNYAAVNFLNWFVNEQVEEEATFSNLIAKLKRIANNPSGIYMLDNELAQRVFTPPATEE from the coding sequence ATGATGTCTGAAAAATTATTAAAAGGATTTAACGAGCAAATCAAGCATGAGTTTGATGCAGCTAATATTTATCTAGCGATGGCAGCTTACTGTAAAGCTGAAGATTTAGATGGCTTTGCTAATTTTTTCATCGTTCAGGGGGAAGAAGAAAGATTCCATGCAATGAAGTTCTTTAATTTTATTAACGAAATTGGTGAAAGGGCAATCATCTCAGGCTTTGGGGATCCAAACAATTCTTTTGATTCTGTTGAAGCAGTCTTTGAAGCAGCTTTAGAGCACGAAAAGAAGGTTACGGGTCAAATCAACGAATTGATGCATACTGCATTAGAAGATAGAAATTATGCTGCGGTTAATTTCTTAAATTGGTTTGTAAACGAACAAGTAGAGGAAGAAGCTACTTTTAGCAACCTGATTGCTAAATTAAAGAGAATTGCAAATAATCCAAGTGGCATATACATGTTAGATAACGAACTGGCGCAAAGAGTGTTTACACCACCAGCAACTGAAGAATAA
- a CDS encoding YtxH domain-containing protein, which translates to MDIKQLQRKMKDVKRRLDPKEIEREKNLEHAKGIVKGAAVGGIIASVTALFLSPDSGKNNRKKAKKELEKAKKELEKAKDALEANLTEGKEKLSQIYDNKKELIEEKKNLLKEKFSVEEDLNIIDELDLEEIIEEALDSDEY; encoded by the coding sequence ATGGATATCAAACAACTACAGAGAAAAATGAAAGACGTAAAAAGAAGATTGGACCCGAAAGAGATCGAAAGAGAAAAAAATCTTGAGCATGCAAAGGGTATTGTGAAAGGAGCAGCTGTAGGAGGTATCATAGCTAGTGTCACAGCTTTGTTCCTATCTCCAGATAGCGGTAAAAACAATAGAAAAAAAGCAAAAAAAGAATTGGAAAAAGCAAAAAAAGAATTAGAAAAAGCAAAGGATGCTTTAGAAGCAAATCTTACAGAGGGTAAGGAGAAATTATCTCAGATTTATGATAATAAAAAAGAGCTGATTGAAGAGAAGAAAAATCTGTTGAAAGAAAAATTCAGTGTAGAAGAAGATCTCAATATTATAGACGAGCTGGACCTTGAAGAAATAATAGAAGAGGCATTAGATTCTGACGAATATTAA
- a CDS encoding Spo0E family sporulation regulatory protein-aspartic acid phosphatase produces MKSREKCENEINALKNRLHKMLEGTNGTITEDIVEISQKLDVLILQATKKNNYNHK; encoded by the coding sequence ATGAAGTCTAGAGAGAAATGTGAAAATGAAATTAATGCATTAAAGAATAGATTGCATAAAATGCTAGAGGGAACGAATGGGACTATAACTGAAGATATCGTTGAAATTAGTCAAAAATTGGATGTTCTAATACTCCAAGCAACTAAAAAAAACAACTATAACCATAAATAA
- a CDS encoding cation:proton antiporter, giving the protein MDFLFKLSIILIVGLIGGRISKKLNLPNVTGYLVAGLFIGPSFFNLIKDADIQSFSIINEIALAAIAFGIGSEFELKDMLKVGKSVVVITVAEALGAMLVVFLVTYYMFDQSFAFSIVIASMSAATAPAATIMVINQYRADGPLTRTILPVVALDDAVGIMAFGIAMSMAKLSLGTVNGSFFSMVSAPFIEIFGSLLIGFILGVLTTYFANKAYSQEELLGIVLASLFASSGIANFLALSPLLTCMMVGATIVNLMHNSKRVFAVLNDVAPPIYLLFFTLAGASLHLSILSQVGALGIAYVFARGGGKMLGAALSAKAVKADNAVCKYLGLALLPQGGVSLGLSIIVKKQLPQYSEAITTVILFSILIYESLGPILSKIAIEKAGEINGKDKKLSPSKA; this is encoded by the coding sequence ATGGATTTTTTGTTTAAATTAAGCATCATATTAATCGTAGGACTTATCGGCGGTCGAATTTCTAAGAAATTAAATCTGCCAAATGTAACAGGGTATTTAGTAGCCGGACTATTCATCGGCCCATCATTCTTTAATCTCATTAAAGATGCGGATATTCAATCATTTTCTATTATCAATGAAATAGCATTGGCTGCCATCGCATTTGGTATCGGTAGTGAATTTGAATTAAAAGATATGCTGAAGGTAGGAAAAAGCGTTGTCGTTATTACCGTGGCAGAAGCCCTCGGAGCCATGCTCGTGGTATTTTTAGTAACATACTATATGTTCGATCAAAGCTTTGCATTTAGTATTGTGATTGCCTCCATGTCAGCTGCGACAGCGCCTGCTGCAACAATCATGGTAATCAATCAATATAGAGCGGACGGACCTTTAACTAGAACGATTTTGCCAGTAGTTGCCCTAGATGATGCTGTTGGTATTATGGCTTTCGGTATTGCTATGTCCATGGCAAAGCTGTCCCTCGGTACAGTTAATGGTTCTTTTTTCTCCATGGTCAGTGCACCCTTTATAGAAATCTTCGGATCCCTACTCATTGGATTTATCTTAGGGGTATTGACTACCTATTTTGCAAATAAAGCATATAGCCAGGAAGAGCTTCTTGGAATCGTTCTCGCATCTCTTTTTGCGTCATCCGGCATTGCGAACTTTTTAGCCCTATCTCCACTACTGACCTGTATGATGGTGGGCGCCACAATTGTTAATTTAATGCATAATTCAAAACGGGTCTTTGCAGTGCTCAATGATGTTGCACCACCAATTTATCTGTTATTCTTTACATTGGCAGGAGCGAGTTTACATTTAAGTATTTTATCACAAGTTGGTGCTCTTGGAATAGCATATGTATTTGCTAGAGGTGGCGGTAAAATGCTGGGTGCTGCTTTAAGTGCAAAAGCTGTTAAAGCAGATAATGCTGTTTGTAAATATTTGGGGCTTGCTTTACTACCCCAAGGTGGTGTTTCTCTCGGTTTATCCATTATCGTGAAGAAGCAATTGCCACAGTATAGTGAAGCCATCACTACAGTGATCCTCTTCAGTATATTAATCTATGAATCTTTAGGGCCGATTTTATCTAAAATAGCAATTGAAAAAGCTGGAGAGATCAATGGAAAGGATAAAAAGTTATCACCATCAAAAGCATAA
- a CDS encoding ABC transporter ATP-binding protein: MNGRKFVEIKNVSKIYHTLEGETEAISNLSFDVDQGEIIAIVGPSGCGKSTILSIIAGLIKPSSGEVFINGKKVDGTNKNIGYMFQNDQLFHWRTIMENVIIGLEIQNKVNDKSLSHVTNLLDLYGLKDFKDHYPYQLSGGMRQRVALIRTLAIEPDLLLLDEPFSALDYQNRLAVSDDITKILRSEGKTAIMVTHDISEAIAMSDKVIVLSNRPASIKNIHSINLTCDMERTPLKCREAPEFRHYFNKIWKELDIYV, from the coding sequence ATGAATGGTAGAAAATTTGTCGAAATAAAAAATGTATCCAAGATATATCATACCTTAGAAGGAGAAACTGAAGCCATATCCAACCTATCCTTCGATGTTGACCAAGGAGAAATAATTGCCATCGTTGGTCCCAGTGGTTGCGGTAAATCTACAATTCTATCCATTATCGCTGGATTGATCAAACCTAGTTCTGGCGAAGTTTTTATCAATGGTAAAAAAGTTGATGGCACAAATAAAAATATAGGCTATATGTTCCAAAATGACCAGCTCTTTCATTGGAGAACCATTATGGAAAACGTCATTATCGGCTTAGAAATTCAAAATAAGGTCAATGATAAATCCTTGAGCCACGTTACAAACCTTTTGGACCTTTATGGCTTAAAGGATTTTAAAGATCATTATCCCTATCAGCTGTCCGGAGGAATGAGACAGAGAGTCGCTTTAATTCGAACATTGGCAATTGAGCCAGATTTATTGCTCTTAGATGAGCCTTTTTCGGCCTTAGATTACCAAAATAGATTGGCTGTTAGCGATGATATCACTAAAATACTGCGGAGTGAGGGGAAGACAGCAATCATGGTGACTCATGATATTTCTGAGGCGATCGCCATGTCTGATAAGGTCATCGTCCTATCCAATCGACCTGCCAGCATTAAAAATATCCATAGCATCAATCTGACCTGCGATATGGAAAGAACACCGCTAAAATGTCGTGAGGCTCCTGAATTTAGGCATTATTTCAATAAAATATGGAAGGAGCTCGATATATATGTCTAA
- a CDS encoding HD-GYP domain-containing protein, with the protein MINKSKKIKIESIYKLICILVAILFLAFAALNFNMMDRMKTENHLNGNDFYSYMKISILVSITIFVLLIVALLFVRRLTKNDMSYILRAFKNLSNFNYDTDFVESYIPYFTEEDRIKNLIHDIYKEAIFLEDIKDVASNEYVLDRVLEKVFDKLNEHIRVDRIGVAFADYNREKIIAETAKINYGKVLLGIGFEVSMANTSLVDILETKQSKINNNLMAEKVNREDRSIALDLIVEEGIHSNMIIPLVIDDKAFGILFFSSFEKESYDKKSLRIAENVAHSIATIINQAYLTKTIFNNITYTFAELVEKKDLETGDHINRMTKYSLVLAEHLYDVSNAKYEVNSSFMQDMELYAPLHDIGKVGIPDKILNKPGKFTPEEWAIMKEHANIGADIISNLRDSLEYFGKDFYQMALDIIRHHHERWDGTGYPYGLKGEEIPLSARIVAIADVFDALASKRSYKERMTFKECVEIILESRGSHFDPVLVDVFEKNLSEIRKIYDADCLVAYKESSH; encoded by the coding sequence ATGATAAATAAATCTAAAAAAATAAAAATTGAAAGCATCTATAAGCTTATCTGTATATTGGTCGCAATTTTATTTCTAGCCTTTGCTGCTTTAAATTTTAATATGATGGATAGAATGAAAACGGAGAACCATCTCAATGGAAACGACTTTTATAGCTACATGAAGATATCAATATTGGTATCCATCACCATTTTCGTTTTATTGATAGTAGCTTTGTTATTCGTTCGAAGACTGACAAAGAACGATATGAGTTATATCCTCCGTGCATTTAAAAATTTGAGTAATTTTAATTACGATACGGATTTTGTAGAAAGTTACATACCTTATTTTACAGAGGAAGATCGTATTAAAAACTTAATTCATGATATTTACAAAGAAGCCATATTTCTAGAAGACATAAAAGATGTGGCTTCTAATGAATACGTTTTAGATCGTGTATTGGAGAAAGTATTCGACAAATTAAATGAACATATTCGAGTCGATCGAATTGGTGTGGCATTTGCAGATTATAATAGAGAAAAGATTATTGCAGAAACGGCTAAGATTAATTACGGGAAAGTCTTATTGGGTATTGGATTTGAAGTGAGTATGGCCAATACCTCCTTAGTAGATATTTTAGAGACCAAACAGTCTAAAATCAATAACAATCTGATGGCTGAGAAAGTGAACCGAGAAGATCGTAGCATTGCTTTGGATTTAATTGTAGAGGAAGGGATTCACTCAAACATGATCATTCCCTTAGTTATAGATGATAAAGCTTTCGGTATCTTGTTTTTTAGCTCCTTTGAAAAGGAGAGCTACGATAAAAAAAGCCTAAGGATAGCAGAGAATGTAGCCCATTCCATAGCCACCATCATCAATCAGGCATACTTAACAAAAACTATATTTAATAATATTACATATACCTTTGCAGAATTGGTAGAGAAAAAGGACTTAGAAACTGGCGATCATATCAATCGTATGACCAAATATTCTTTAGTCCTTGCAGAGCATCTATATGATGTCAGCAACGCAAAGTATGAAGTCAATAGCTCATTTATGCAGGATATGGAATTGTATGCGCCATTGCACGATATTGGGAAGGTAGGAATACCGGATAAAATATTAAATAAACCTGGGAAATTCACCCCGGAAGAATGGGCAATTATGAAAGAACACGCCAATATAGGAGCGGACATTATAAGTAATCTCCGGGATTCTTTAGAATATTTCGGTAAGGATTTTTATCAGATGGCATTGGATATTATACGGCATCACCATGAGAGATGGGATGGAACGGGATATCCCTATGGATTAAAGGGAGAAGAAATTCCTTTAAGTGCTCGAATTGTGGCCATAGCAGATGTATTTGACGCATTGGCTTCCAAAAGATCCTATAAGGAACGAATGACTTTTAAAGAATGTGTAGAGATTATCTTAGAATCGAGAGGAAGTCACTTTGATCCTGTATTGGTAGATGTATTTGAGAAGAACCTGTCAGAAATCAGAAAAATATATGATGCAGATTGCCTAGTTGCATATAAAGAAAGTTCTCATTGA